DNA from Mucilaginibacter mallensis:
GGAATTTTTATGAGCTGAGCCATATGGTAAGTACGCAAATGCGCATGCCGGTGCAGCCAAATAAAGCTATTGTTGGTAACAATGCTTTCGCGCATAGCTCAGGTATTCACCAGGATGGTTTCCTGAAGAACCGCGAGAACTATGAGATCATTCGTCCGGAGGACGTTGGTTTCCCCAGCGCCAGTATTGTGCTTACCGCTCGTAGTGGCAGGCATGCCTTAAAGTTCCATCTGGAGCGTTTGGGCTATAATTTAGACAAAGAAGATTTGAATAGTGCCTACTCACGCTTTTTAACACTTGCTGATATTAAGCTGGATATTAATGATGAAGACTTGCTGAGTTTAGTCGCATTTAAAATGGTAAAAGACTAATGATGGACACAGCAAAAAATACGCAACTGGATTTTGACGCAGCCTTTGCGCGTTTAAACGGCGTGGTTAAAAATACCCCGCTTGAATATAACGCGGGCCTATCTGAAAAATACGAGTGCGAAATCTATTTAAAACGTGAAGACCTGCAGGTGGTCCGCTCCTACAAATTGCGTGGCGCCTATAATATGATAAGCCAGCTTAACGAAGAACAGCTGAGCCGTGGCGTTGTATGCGCCAGCGCGGGTAACCATGCGCAGGGCGTGGCTTTTTCATGCAAGAAACTGGGCACAAAAGGCGTAATTTTTATGCCGGAGATCACCCCGAAACAAAAAGTTAAACAAACAGAAATGTTTGGCAATGGCAATGTTGAACTGGTTTTAACCGGTGATACTTTTGATGATTGTTTAAAAGAGGCATTGGCCTATACCGAAGCTCATAACATGACCTTCATACCTCCTTTTGATAACTACCGTGTTATCGAGGGCCAGGGAACTGTTGGTGTTGAGATCATGAACGATCTGCCCGATGTGGAAGCTGTAATTATGCCGGTTGGCGGCGGCGGTTTGGCAGCAGGTGCGGGTAGCTATTTCAGACAACAGAAACCGGATATACTGCTTATTGGTGTTGAGCCCGAAGGCGCGCCATCAATGGTAGGCGCGTTTGAGAACAACGGACCGGTTACCTTAGGTACCATCGATCGTTTTGTTGATGGGGCTGCAGTTAAGCGTGTTGGTTCGTTAACTTATGAATTGTGTCGTGAGGTTTTGGATGACATGCTGCTGGTACCCGAGGGTAAAGTATGTACCACCATCCTTAAATTATATAATGAAGATGCTATCGTAGTTGAACCTGCGGGCGCGTTATCAGTTGCCGTGCTTGACCTGTGCAAAGAGCAGATCAAAGGCAAAAAAGTAGTTTGTGTGATCAGCGGCGGCAATAATGATATTGAACGCATGCAGGAGATCAAGGAGAAATCCCTGTTATACGAAGGCCTTAAACATTACTTTATTGTACGTTTCCCGCAACGCC
Protein-coding regions in this window:
- the ilvA gene encoding threonine ammonia-lyase IlvA, with the translated sequence MMDTAKNTQLDFDAAFARLNGVVKNTPLEYNAGLSEKYECEIYLKREDLQVVRSYKLRGAYNMISQLNEEQLSRGVVCASAGNHAQGVAFSCKKLGTKGVIFMPEITPKQKVKQTEMFGNGNVELVLTGDTFDDCLKEALAYTEAHNMTFIPPFDNYRVIEGQGTVGVEIMNDLPDVEAVIMPVGGGGLAAGAGSYFRQQKPDILLIGVEPEGAPSMVGAFENNGPVTLGTIDRFVDGAAVKRVGSLTYELCREVLDDMLLVPEGKVCTTILKLYNEDAIVVEPAGALSVAVLDLCKEQIKGKKVVCVISGGNNDIERMQEIKEKSLLYEGLKHYFIVRFPQRPGALKLFVNNVLGPGDDITRFEFIKKTSKENGPALVGIELKNAEDYPALLQRMEAHRFDVIEINRDQTLFEYLV